In Rutidosis leptorrhynchoides isolate AG116_Rl617_1_P2 chromosome 2, CSIRO_AGI_Rlap_v1, whole genome shotgun sequence, one genomic interval encodes:
- the LOC139894490 gene encoding coatomer subunit alpha-1-like, whose translation MLTKFETKSNRVKGLSFHSKRPWILASLHSGVIQLWDYRMGTLIDRFDEHDGPVRGVHFHKSQPLFVSGGDDYKIKVWNYKLHRCLFTLLGHLDYIRTVQFHHESPWIVSASDDQTIRIWNWQSRTCLSVLTGHNHYVMCALFHPKEDLVVSASLDQTVRVWDIGALRKKSVSPADDILRLSQMNADFFGGVDAVVKYVLEGHDRGVNWASFHPTLPLIVSGADDRQIKIWRMNDSKAWEVDTLRGHMNNVSSVLFHSRQDIIVSNSEDKSIRVWDATKRTGLQTFRREHDRFWILGCHPEMNLLAAGHDSGMIVFKLERERPAFSVSGDSLYYVKDRFLRFFEYSSQKDTQIIPIRRPGSASLNQGPRTLSYSPTENAVLICSDVDGGSYELYVVPKDSFTRGDTVQDAKRGVGGSAVFVARNRFAVLEKSTNQVLVKNLKNEIVKKSALPVATDAIFYAGTGNLLCRSDDRVVIFDLQQRMVLGDLQTSFVRYVIWSNDMESVALLSKHSIIIADKKLVHRCTLHETIRVKSGSWDDNGVFIYTTLTHIKYCLPNGDCGIIKTLDVPVYITKIFGNTIFCLDRDGKNRSIIIDATEYLFKLSLLKKRYDDVMRMIKNSELCGQAMIAYLQQKGFPEVALHFVKDERTRFNLALESGNIQIAVASAKEIDEKDHWYRLGVEALRQGNAGIVEYAYQRTKNFERLSFLYLITGNLDKLSKMMKIAEVKNDVMGQFHNSLYLGDVKERIKILENAGHLHLAFATAKTHGLNEIAEDLDAKLNGEVPNLPSGRTRSLLIPPTPVLCGGDWPLLRVMKGIFEGSLDQVGRGTQEEYVDAADADWGEDLDIVDVNGDISMTLDDDEEANEENEEGGWDLEDLELPTDAETPKASTARSSVFVAPTPGMPVSQIWVQKSSLAAEHAAAGNFDTAMRLLTRQLGIKNFTPLKSLFIDLHMGSHTYLRAFASAPLISFAVERGWSESASPNVRGPPALVYNFSQLEDKLKAGYKATSAGKFTDALKFFMSILHTIPLIIVETKREVDEVKELVIIVKEYVLGLKMELKRRGLNDPVRQQELAAYFTHCNLQQPHLRLALMNAMIVCFKAGNLVTASSFARRLLESNPAENHAQKARSVVQAAERNMKDAAELNYDFRNPFVTCGATYVPIYRGQKHVLCPYCGSHFVVDQEGEICAVCNLSVVGSDASGLLCSTAQIR comes from the exons ATGTTGACGAAATTTGAAACGAAGAGTAATAGAGTGAAAGGATTAAGTTTTCACAGCAAGAGACCATGGATCTTAGCTAGTCTTCACAGTGGTGTGATCCAGCTATGGGATTACAGAATGGGCACTCTCATTGATCGATTTGATGAACATGATGGTCCTGTTCGTGGAGTTCATTTTCATAAATCGCAGCCTTTGTTCGTCTCCGGAG GAGATGATTACAAGATCAAAGTATGGAATTATAAATTGCATAGGTGTTTGTTTACTCTTCTTGGGCATCTTGATTACATCCGAACAGTTCAGTTTCATCATGAGTCTCCCTGGATTGTTAGTGCTAGTGACGATCAAACTATTAGGATATGGAACTGGCAGTCTCGTACTTGTCTATCTGTATTGACAGGGCACAATCATTATGTGATGTGTGCTTTGTTTCACCCAAAGGAGGATCTTGTGGTGTCAGCTTCATTAGATCAGACTGTTAGGGTTTGGGATATTGGTGCGTTAAGGAAGAAATCAGTTTCTCCTGCTGATGATATCCTTCGATTGAGCCAAATGAATGCTGATTTCTTTGGTGGTGTTGATGCTGTTGTTAAGTATGTTTTAGAGGGCCATGATCGTGGAGTTAATTGGGCTTCGTTTCATCCCACACTTCCTCTTATTGTTTCAGGAGCTGATGATCGCCAAATTAAGATCTGGCGAATGAATG ATTCGAAAGCCTGGGAAGTAGACACATTACGTGGCCATATGAACAACGTTTCATCTGTTCTTTTCCATTCAAGACAGGACATCATCGTATCTAACTCAGAAGATAAAAGCATACGTGTTTGGGACGCTACAAAACGAACTGGCCTTCAAACGTTCCGACGCGAGCATGACCGGTTTTGGATTCTCGGGTGTCATCCCGAAATGAACCTTCTAGCCGCTGGTCACGATAGCGGCATGATCGTTTTCAAGTTGGAACGTGAACGACCCGCTTTTTCTGTCAGTGGTGATTCTTTGTATTACGTGAAAGACCGATTTTTGCGCTTCTTTGAGTACTCATCTCAAAAAGACACCCAAATAATACCCATCCGGCGACCCGGGTCAGCCAGCTTGAACCAAGGTCCAAGAACTCTTTCTTATAGCCCTACTGAAAATGCTGTTCTAATATGTTCTGATGTAGATGGGGGTTCGTATGAACTGTACGTTGTACCTAAAGATAGTTTCACACGGGGAGATACAGTTCAAGATGCAAAACGGGGCGTTGGTGGGTCCGCAGTTTTCGTGGCCCGGAATAGGTTTGCGGTTCTTGAAAAGAGCACCAATCAAGTTTTAGTCAAGAACTTGAAAAACGAAATTGTGAAAAAGAGCGCACTTCCGGTTGCTACTGACGCAATATTCTATGCGGGTACGGGTAATTTACTATGCAGGTCAGATGATCGGGTCGTCATATTTGACCTTCAACAGCGAATGGTTTTGGGTGACCTTCAAACTTCTTTTGTTAGGTACGTTATTTGGTCAAATGATATGGAGAGTGTTGCTTTACTTAGCAAACATTCGATTATCATTGCTGATAAAAAACTTGTCCACCGTTGCACGCTTCACGAAACGATTCGGGTCAAAAGTGGGTCATGGGATGATAATGGGGTATTCATATACACAACTTTGACCCATATTAAGTATTGTTTACCTAATGGAGACTGTGGAATCATAAAAACCCTTGATGTTCCTGTATACATTACAAAGATTTTCGGGAACACAATCTTTTGTTTGGATCGAGATGGTAAAAACCGGTCAATCATTATTGATGCAACTGAATATCTTTTTAAACTATCTTTACTGAAAAAAAGATATGATGATGTTATGAGGATGATAAAGAACTCAGAACTTTGTGGTCAAGCTATGATTGCGTATCTTCAACAAAAAGGGTTTCCAGAAGTTGCTCTTCATTTTGTAAAAGATGAAAGAACTCGATTCAATTTAGCCCTAGAAAGTGGTAATATTCAGATTGCAGTTGCTTCGGCTAAAGAAATAGACGAAAAAGATCACTGGTATAGGTTGGGTGTCGAGGCCCTTCGACAGGGTAATGCGGGTATCGTCGAATATGCGTACCAGCGGACCAAGAACTTTGAAAGGCTCTCGTTTTTATATCTGATTACCGGGAATTTAGACAAGTTGTCAAAAATGATGAAAATTGCCGAGGTTAAAAACGATGTTATGGGTCAATTTCACAATTCTTTGTACTTGGGTGATGTTAAAGAGCGAATCAAGATTTTGGAAAATGCGGGTCATTTGCATTTAGCTTTTGCTACAGCCAAGACCCATGGGCTGAATGAGATTGCTGAAGATCTTGATGCTAAGCTTAATGGTGAAGTTCCTAATTTGCCCTCTGGTAGGACCCGTTCCCTTTTGATTCCCCCGACTCCCGTTTTGTGTGGTGGGGACTGGCCGTTGTTACGGGTCATGAAAGGGATATTTGAGGGTAGTCTTGATCAAGTAGGACGAGGTACACAGGAAGAGTATGTGGATGCAGCAGATGCTGATTGGGGTGAGGATTTGGATATTGTGGATGTGAATGGTGACATCAGCATGACATTGGACGATGATGAAGAAGCGAATGAAGAAAACGAAGAGGGTGGTTGGGATCTTGAAGATCTTGAACTTCCTACAGACGCTGAAACCCCGAAAGCTAGCACTGCCAGGTCATCAGTATTTGTCGCGCCGACACCTGGCATGCCTGTTAGCCAGATCTGGGTCCAAAAATCATCTCTTGCTGCTGAACACGCAGCGGCGGGTAACTTCGACACCGCAATGCGGTTACTGACCCGACAGCTTGGAATAAAGAATTTCACACCGTTAAAATCGTTATTTATCGACCTTCACATGGGGAGTCATACGTATCTACGCGCTTTCGCATCAGCTCCGTTAATCTCGTTTGCTGTTGAACGAGGTTGGAGTGAGTCAGCAAGTCCTAACGTCCGGGGCCCACCTGCACTCGTGTACAATTTTTCTCAGTTGGAAGATAAACTAAAGGCCGGTTATAAAGCCACCAGTGCTGGAAAGTTCACCGATGCGTTAAAATTTTTTATGAGTATTCTTCATACGATTCCACTAATCATCGTTGAGACAAAACGAGAGGTGGATGAAGTTAAAGAATTGGTTATCATCGTTAAAGAATACGTTCTCGGGTTAAAAATGGAACTAAAAAGGAGGGGATTAAACGACCCGGTTCGTCAACAGGAACTTGCGGCTTACTTTACTCATTGTAACCTTCAGCAGCCTCACTTGAGACTAGCTTTAATGAACGCTATGATTGTATGTTTCAAGGCGGGTAATCTTGTTACAGCATCGAGCTTTGCGAGACGTTTGTTGGAGTCGAATCCTGCTGAAAACCATGCCCAAAAAGCCCGGTCTGTTGTGCAAGCTGCTGAGAGGAATATGAAGGATGCTGCAGAGTTGAATTATGATTTTAGGAACCCGTTTGTAACGTGTGGGGCGACTTATGTTCCTATTTATCGGGGACAGAAACATGTGTTGTGTCCGTATTGTGGTTCGCATTTTGTTGTTGATCAGGAAGGGGAGATTTGTGCTGTTTGTAACCTTTCGGTGGTTGGATCTGATGCATCTGGTTTACTCTGTTCCACTGCACAGATCAGATGA
- the LOC139892342 gene encoding uncharacterized protein: MAESLFVGFNEIEELKPELERIRKENSVMKGLEIAGLKSDTTKLSEESLQLKKKIDELITTIELLLLREMKNCGELLKGTNEGVIGETTPFKYKRNKQIMDELREINELKLKVMKGRLENEREIHLTINFEVARLQNEVENLQEDKQNITMNENEMVKAHQNVFESTKSRHDAETALLVVNQDDKKIRLLAEKEEMDQNIIDIAGHVLEVGTNGHVLELQEEVKEISKFIEQRDTEISRVAIAVGALKL; this comes from the coding sequence ATGGCCGAATCACTTTTTGTAGGTTTTAATGAAATTGAAGAACTTAAACCAGAATTGGAAAGAATCAGAAAAGAAAATTCCGTTATGAAGGGTTTGGAGATAGCAGGTTTGAAATCTGATACTACAAAACTAAGTGAAGAGAGCTTGCAATTAAAAAAGAAAATAGACGAATTGATTACTACTATTGAACTATTATTGTTAAGGGAGATGAAAAATTGTGGTGAACTTCTAAAAGGTACAAACGAGGGCGTTATTGGAGAGACCACACCCTTTAAGTATAAAAGGAATAAGCAAATTATGGACGAGCTGAGAGAAATAAATGAGTTAAAATTGAAGGTGATGAAGGGGCGATTGGAAAATGAAAGAGAAATACACCTAACTATAAACTTCGAAGTGGCCAGATTGCAGAATGAGGTTGAAAACCTGCAAGAAGACAAGCAAAATATTACAATGAATGAAAATGAGATGGTCAAAGCGCATCAGAATGTGTTTGAATCTACTAAGAGTCGACATGATGCAGAGACTGCGTTACTAGTTGTGAATCAAGATGATAAAAAGATTAGATTGTTGGCTGAAAAGGAGGAGATGGATCAAAACATAATAGATATAGCGGGGCATGTGCTTGAAGTAGGAACAAATGGTCATGTTTTGGAATTGCAAGAGGAGGTCAAAGAAATAAGTAAATTTATCGAGCAACGAGACACTGAGATTAGTAGGGTTGCAATTGCAGTTGGAGCATTGAAACTTTAA